Within the Bacteroidales bacterium genome, the region TTCTCCGGGACCCAACATCGAATACCTGAAACCCTACTCCCGAACTCCCATACTTTACACTCTCTAAGCTATTTGCTTTATGCCCCTCGCTCCAGGCTCTAAGCTATACTCTTGGCTCCAGTATCCGGTCTTCTATTGGAGTCGACAAAACAATGGAAGTATTCGGTACCCCATATTCAATAAACCGATTGATGAGCTTTTCCAAATGTGAACTCTCGCTTAGCGCAACCTTGATTACCATATTATCGCCTCCTGTAATGCGATTTACTTCAATGACCTCAGGAATGTCATGCAATTGTTCAACAAATTGCTGAATACTCCCCGGATTCATTTTAAAATGAATAATGGCCATCAGTGAATATCCGATCTTTTCCAGGTCGAGTTTCGCCTGATATCCCTTTATAATACCATTCTCCTCCAATTTCTGAACCCTTTCCTTTACAGCAGGTCCGGTAAGCCCTATTTTTTTTCCCAGTTCTGTATAGCTTATCCTGGCATTTTTCTGAAGCTCCAGAAGGATTTTCCTGTTATAGACATCATCTACTTTATATTCCATAGAAAAAGATCATTATATTTTTACTTTTTAAAGTTAAAATGCAAATTTCTTTTAATTTCTAATGAGATACAAGTATATACCTGTTAATTTTGCATAAAATTTGAGTCCGGTATAAAAAGCTAAATATTAGTTGATAAGGCTCTAAGCGGCTCCAGTAGATGCCTGAAATTCAATAGATAGTTTTTGTATAATTAGCTAAAAATAGCCGCTAAGAGCCTTTTTAGACTAGACTCAAATTTGGGATCAAAAGTATGGAAACAGTTCAACTGATCATATTGGTGCTCGGTGTAGGCCTGGGATTTTTCGTGCAAACTGTGGCAGGCCTTGCAGGCGGACTCTTTGCACTCCCTATTATCCTGCAGGCATTCCCTATGCAGGATGCTGTGGCTTATTTATCCATTTTTCTTTGCATTTTCAGTATTCTGATGGTATTCAAAACCTGGACCCAAATCGATAAAACCATTGTAAAAGAACTGGCGGCAGGAATTATTGCTGGATTGGGAATGGGAGTGCTCTTACTGAAAACAGGCAATCCCATGGTTTTAAAAAAAATTTTGGGTGTATTCATATTGCTTTTCATTGGTTATCATTTGATCAGCAATAAGAAGATTCGGCTGCCGGGAAAACTGGGTATTC harbors:
- a CDS encoding Lrp/AsnC family transcriptional regulator yields the protein MEYKVDDVYNRKILLELQKNARISYTELGKKIGLTGPAVKERVQKLEENGIIKGYQAKLDLEKIGYSLMAIIHFKMNPGSIQQFVEQLHDIPEVIEVNRITGGDNMVIKVALSESSHLEKLINRFIEYGVPNTSIVLSTPIEDRILEPRV
- a CDS encoding sulfite exporter TauE/SafE family protein translates to METVQLIILVLGVGLGFFVQTVAGLAGGLFALPIILQAFPMQDAVAYLSIFLCIFSILMVFKTWTQIDKTIVKELAAGIIAGLGMGVLLLKTGNPMVLKKILGVFILLFIGYHLISNKKIRLPGKLGILFGLAGGFFSGVFSAGGPTYVIYVYNKIHSASVFRATIIGILSITNILRIPMLIASEILTTDILIHSLYILPIFTIALFFGNRIYGKINEVLFKNILFILLAASGISLIVR